In Cytophagales bacterium, the following are encoded in one genomic region:
- a CDS encoding MFS transporter has translation MALRKVLSLAALMLVGELIFLLPFVVARIFRPTFLTAFDITNLELGTAFSLYGIVAIGAYFAGGPIADRFSPKKLLPVSIMATAAGGMIMSQIPNLFTLTLLYGFWGITTILLFWAAYVKAQSELGGNDSQGRSFGLIDAGRGFVAAALASSSVFLLQTFLPVDADYATEAQLTAALSDIILLFSGLTALSALIIWWFLPDEVTHSSGQGISLLGVKQAMKRRTIWLQAFILLCSYVGYKCTDDFSLYASDAFGYNDVDAAHIATISFWIRPFAAIAAGLLGDKIMHSKMVICCFLIMMGGSLVIASGVIAPSMGLMIILTLSTTSVGVYGLRGLYYALFQEAKLPLEITGSAAGLVSVIGYTPDIFMGPLMGIILDSSPGELGHQHLFMVLAAFSITGAILAYLFGRQTRTTNLS, from the coding sequence ATGGCATTACGTAAGGTCCTATCTCTGGCTGCGCTCATGTTGGTGGGTGAGCTCATTTTTCTACTCCCTTTTGTAGTAGCGAGGATATTTCGACCTACGTTTCTTACTGCATTTGATATCACTAATCTTGAATTAGGAACAGCATTTTCACTTTACGGTATCGTTGCTATTGGTGCCTATTTTGCCGGAGGCCCTATCGCTGACCGGTTTTCTCCGAAAAAACTACTCCCGGTCTCAATTATGGCCACTGCAGCCGGTGGCATGATCATGTCTCAAATCCCTAATCTGTTCACGCTCACATTATTGTATGGGTTTTGGGGAATAACAACCATACTTCTTTTCTGGGCCGCTTATGTGAAAGCCCAAAGTGAGCTAGGTGGGAATGACAGTCAGGGACGGTCCTTCGGATTGATCGATGCGGGACGAGGATTTGTCGCAGCCGCCCTCGCCTCCTCTTCCGTTTTCTTGCTGCAAACTTTCTTACCCGTCGATGCGGATTATGCCACCGAAGCGCAATTAACCGCTGCCCTAAGTGACATTATTCTCTTATTCTCAGGTTTGACTGCCTTAAGCGCCCTGATCATCTGGTGGTTCCTGCCGGATGAAGTAACTCATTCTTCCGGTCAGGGAATTTCGCTATTGGGTGTTAAACAAGCCATGAAACGTAGAACGATATGGCTACAAGCTTTTATTCTATTATGTAGCTATGTTGGCTACAAATGCACCGACGACTTTTCCTTATATGCCAGCGATGCTTTCGGGTACAATGATGTGGACGCAGCTCACATTGCCACAATCTCTTTTTGGATCAGGCCTTTCGCAGCCATTGCAGCAGGTTTATTAGGTGATAAAATCATGCATTCTAAAATGGTCATTTGCTGTTTTCTGATCATGATGGGAGGCAGTCTTGTGATCGCTTCGGGTGTAATAGCGCCGAGTATGGGATTGATGATCATTTTGACCCTATCTACCACAAGTGTAGGCGTTTATGGTTTGAGAGGTCTTTACTATGCGTTGTTTCAGGAAGCAAAACTACCTCTGGAAATCACAGGAAGCGCAGCAGGATTGGTATCGGTCATTGGTTATACACCCGATATATTCATGGGCCCGCTTATGGGGATCATCCTAGACAGCTCTCCCGGAGAGCTCGGACACCAACACTTGTTTATGGTACTGGCTGCTTTCTCCATTACAGGGGCCATTTTGGCCTATTTGTTTGGGAGGCAAACCAGAACCACAAACCTTTCTTAA
- a CDS encoding AAA family ATPase gives MKQETALAILKMGQNVYLTGSAGTGKTYLINEYIEYLRVREVAVAVTASTGIAATHIGGQTIHSWSGIGIKDQIKKEDLDRIKKNKTTVKRLRETKVLIIDEISMLSGKVLTGISDILKYFRNNADPFGGMQVILSGDFFQLPPVSREPMTNREKFAFMAPIWVESQLRVCYLTEQFRQKESLLSDILTSIRAKDINQDIVDALQEKINENDETECIKLYTHNADVDAMNAKKLAENINPKSNFEAETEGRGALVESLRQSVLATPELALKKDALVMFVRNNPERGYFNGTIGVIEKFDNEDGYPVVKTNDGRTIIAKPEEWTITDEKENVLASYKQVPLRLAWAITVHKSQGMTLDEAEIDLSKTFEPGQGYVALSRLRNWHGLHLLGMNNVALTVDGLAFKADVRFAELSEDNEDWLFDFEKEQLAIANMDFIDRCEGTNDPDVIEKNQHRNRKKAIGPKKNTFEKTKEMLLAGKTLEEVAYERELTQGTIISHLQRIHKDNPDFDLSPYAPDDTTLKKVSKVSAQLIKQGDPEFFDSAEQLKLSVIHRALNGQMDYETIRLCRMFHDDGN, from the coding sequence TTGAAACAGGAAACCGCACTTGCTATTTTAAAAATGGGTCAAAATGTTTACCTGACTGGTTCAGCCGGTACCGGTAAAACCTATTTGATCAATGAATATATCGAATATTTACGAGTAAGAGAAGTAGCCGTAGCGGTAACTGCGTCCACTGGAATAGCCGCCACGCACATCGGAGGACAGACCATACATTCGTGGAGTGGTATTGGGATCAAGGACCAGATCAAGAAAGAAGACCTGGACCGGATCAAAAAGAATAAAACCACGGTCAAGAGGTTGCGAGAGACCAAAGTCCTGATCATTGATGAAATCTCTATGCTCTCCGGAAAAGTGCTCACTGGGATCAGCGACATCCTGAAGTACTTCCGAAATAATGCAGATCCATTCGGAGGCATGCAGGTGATCTTATCGGGAGATTTTTTTCAGTTACCTCCCGTCAGTCGGGAACCCATGACGAACCGCGAAAAGTTTGCCTTTATGGCGCCAATCTGGGTGGAAAGTCAATTGCGGGTCTGCTACCTCACCGAACAGTTTCGACAAAAGGAAAGCCTTTTGAGTGACATCCTTACCAGTATCCGAGCCAAAGACATCAACCAGGATATTGTTGATGCCCTTCAGGAAAAAATCAACGAGAACGATGAGACGGAATGCATCAAGTTGTACACCCACAACGCCGATGTAGATGCCATGAATGCCAAGAAGCTCGCAGAAAACATTAACCCTAAAAGTAATTTCGAAGCAGAAACCGAAGGTCGTGGCGCGTTGGTAGAAAGCCTTCGACAAAGCGTATTGGCCACGCCTGAGCTAGCCCTTAAGAAAGATGCTCTGGTCATGTTTGTGCGCAATAACCCGGAAAGGGGCTATTTCAATGGCACAATCGGCGTAATCGAAAAGTTTGATAATGAAGATGGATATCCGGTCGTAAAAACCAATGATGGTCGAACGATCATTGCCAAGCCTGAAGAATGGACCATCACCGACGAGAAAGAAAACGTGCTGGCTTCGTATAAGCAAGTCCCACTTCGATTGGCCTGGGCCATTACGGTACACAAAAGTCAGGGAATGACCTTGGATGAAGCTGAAATTGACCTCTCCAAAACCTTTGAGCCAGGACAAGGATACGTGGCCCTCTCCCGCTTGCGCAACTGGCATGGACTTCATTTATTGGGTATGAACAATGTCGCCCTGACTGTAGATGGACTGGCCTTCAAAGCTGATGTTCGTTTTGCCGAATTGTCGGAAGACAATGAAGATTGGTTGTTTGATTTTGAAAAAGAGCAGCTAGCGATTGCCAACATGGATTTCATCGACCGATGTGAAGGAACGAATGATCCTGATGTCATTGAAAAAAATCAACATCGCAATCGCAAAAAGGCCATTGGTCCCAAGAAAAATACCTTCGAAAAAACCAAAGAAATGCTCCTTGCTGGAAAGACGCTTGAAGAAGTGGCTTATGAACGAGAGCTCACTCAGGGCACAATCATCAGTCATCTACAACGAATCCACAAAGACAACCCTGATTTTGATTTGAGCCCTTATGCTCCGGATGATACAACACTCAAGAAGGTCAGCAAAGTAAGCGCGCAATTGATCAAACAGGGAGATCCTGAATTTTTTGACAGTGCCGAACAGTTAAAATTGAGTGTGATCCATCGAGCTCTCAACGGACAAATGGACTATGAAACGATCCGACTTTGTCGAATGTTTCATGACGATGGTAATTGA
- a CDS encoding Ku protein yields the protein MRAIWKGHIQFSLVTIPIRIYNAIDTAQNIRFNLLSKETNNQVKYEKRDKITGDLLRSEDIVKGYQYEPGQFVIIDDDDFQKIKLKSTKLIEIEGFVDASEVHHTLFDAPYFAGPDGEVAGKTYSLLCETLLETGKVGVGKVVLRDRESVVLLTPHESGILLYKLRYPDEVRRVIDVPQIPKETAADEDQLKLAKTLVDSMSKKFKDIKLEDKYNNALRDMIDSKIEGKEVVIAQEEEPEVVDIMTALKASIEEAKKSKKPMEKASESQEVEEDAKKAS from the coding sequence ATGCGCGCAATCTGGAAAGGACACATACAATTTTCTTTAGTTACAATCCCTATCAGGATTTATAACGCCATTGATACGGCCCAAAACATCCGATTCAATCTGTTGTCGAAAGAGACCAACAATCAGGTAAAATATGAGAAGCGCGATAAGATCACAGGTGACTTATTACGAAGTGAAGACATTGTGAAAGGCTACCAATATGAGCCTGGTCAATTCGTGATCATTGATGACGATGATTTCCAGAAGATCAAATTGAAAAGCACGAAGCTTATTGAAATAGAAGGATTTGTGGATGCCTCGGAAGTGCATCATACCTTATTTGACGCGCCTTATTTTGCTGGACCGGATGGAGAAGTGGCCGGAAAGACTTATTCCCTACTGTGCGAGACCTTGCTTGAAACCGGAAAAGTAGGCGTAGGCAAAGTCGTGTTACGGGATCGGGAAAGCGTTGTGCTGCTTACACCGCATGAATCGGGCATATTGTTATACAAGCTACGGTACCCAGATGAAGTTCGTCGCGTTATTGATGTACCTCAGATACCAAAAGAAACTGCCGCCGATGAAGATCAGTTGAAGCTGGCCAAGACCCTGGTGGATAGTATGTCCAAGAAATTCAAAGACATCAAACTGGAGGATAAATACAACAATGCACTACGCGATATGATCGATAGTAAGATCGAAGGAAAAGAAGTAGTGATTGCTCAGGAGGAAGAGCCTGAAGTTGTAGATATCATGACAGCCTTGAAGGCGAGTATTGAAGAAGCAAAAAAATCGAAGAAACCGATGGAAAAAGCTTCAGAAAGTCAAGAAGTAGAGGAAGATGCGAAAAAGGCAAGTTAA
- a CDS encoding tetratricopeptide repeat protein — translation MAKVIKFPVSAPEKLGLKKARKRKKPDLEDLGQLNLFNQIVAEPRVLRLNDKGGFFEQALELDELGDASAEQLYLKAIEAGESVANAYCNLGILMNAKEEHSKAVDYLTRCLQENPRHYEAHYNLGNLYSELGNFSLSKMHYEVSTEIEPTFPNGYYNLGLVLISMHEYDQASKAILRYITLSPESDHTVAHDLLKTLKTLGA, via the coding sequence ATGGCCAAAGTAATCAAGTTTCCTGTAAGTGCTCCTGAAAAGCTGGGATTGAAAAAAGCCCGGAAGAGGAAAAAGCCTGATCTGGAAGATCTTGGTCAATTGAATTTGTTCAATCAAATTGTAGCTGAGCCCCGGGTATTGAGATTAAATGACAAAGGCGGTTTTTTTGAGCAAGCCCTGGAACTAGATGAGCTTGGAGATGCATCTGCTGAGCAATTATACTTAAAAGCCATAGAAGCAGGCGAATCAGTGGCCAATGCGTATTGCAACCTTGGGATCCTCATGAATGCCAAGGAAGAACATTCGAAGGCGGTAGATTACCTGACACGATGCTTACAGGAAAACCCACGTCATTACGAGGCACATTATAACCTGGGTAATTTGTATTCCGAGTTAGGCAATTTCTCACTTTCGAAGATGCACTACGAAGTGTCTACCGAGATTGAGCCTACTTTTCCTAATGGATATTATAACCTTGGACTGGTACTGATCTCTATGCATGAATATGATCAGGCGTCCAAAGCCATTTTACGATACATCACTTTGTCTCCGGAATCGGATCACACGGTGGCACATGATCTTTTGAAAACTTTGAAAACACTAGGCGCATAG
- a CDS encoding GAF domain-containing sensor histidine kinase, whose amino-acid sequence MQHAQKPANELERLEALIQYDILDSDPEDEYDNIASLAAHICQVPVAIVSFIDQDRKWHKAKVGIAATEMKRDIAVCSHTIVADEETMIVEDTRNDDRFENSPVNQGNSPVVFYAGVKLRSNEGFVLGTLCVVDHKPNKITEEQEHMLARLGQQVMHLLEYRRNLRLLRSIKDIQRKQYNELEEFTHTVIHDINSPMANVVGLADLLDSDIKYSDELDKDTVGQYVGMIKKAGINIQLFMTELLDYYRSDSLSSIEAEEINFKEWIKEVTQMLDPHGKHRIELPEGDHGIRVRKVALRHVFTNLIQNAIKHNPDLGLNIKIFFEEKESKYAFHVSDDGKGIRGDTSKIFEPLVTMNGSTSGTGLGLAIVKKIVEKEGGTIELLANENAGATFNFTINKG is encoded by the coding sequence ATGCAACATGCTCAAAAACCTGCGAACGAACTAGAACGACTGGAGGCTCTGATTCAATATGACATCCTGGATTCAGATCCTGAAGATGAATATGATAATATCGCGAGTTTAGCTGCACACATTTGCCAGGTGCCAGTGGCTATCGTCAGTTTCATAGATCAAGACCGAAAATGGCACAAAGCCAAAGTAGGTATTGCTGCTACAGAAATGAAGCGTGATATCGCAGTTTGTTCGCATACCATTGTTGCAGATGAAGAAACAATGATCGTTGAGGATACTAGAAACGACGACAGGTTTGAAAATAGTCCAGTCAATCAAGGGAACTCACCTGTGGTGTTTTATGCCGGTGTAAAACTCAGGAGCAATGAAGGTTTTGTTCTAGGAACACTTTGTGTTGTAGATCATAAACCTAATAAGATCACAGAGGAACAGGAGCATATGCTTGCGAGACTGGGACAGCAAGTGATGCATTTATTGGAATATCGCCGTAATCTCAGATTACTGAGATCGATCAAGGATATCCAGAGAAAACAGTACAATGAGCTGGAAGAGTTTACACACACAGTGATACACGATATCAATTCTCCGATGGCCAATGTCGTGGGCTTAGCAGACCTTTTAGATAGTGATATTAAGTATTCTGATGAACTGGACAAAGATACGGTGGGGCAGTATGTGGGAATGATCAAAAAAGCGGGAATCAACATTCAGCTCTTTATGACCGAATTACTTGATTATTACCGTTCCGATTCATTGTCAAGTATCGAAGCTGAGGAGATCAATTTTAAAGAATGGATCAAAGAAGTTACTCAGATGTTGGATCCTCATGGTAAGCATCGCATTGAATTACCAGAAGGTGATCATGGGATTAGGGTGCGAAAAGTTGCCCTGAGGCATGTATTTACTAACCTTATCCAAAATGCCATTAAACACAACCCTGATCTAGGCCTAAACATCAAGATTTTCTTTGAAGAAAAGGAGAGTAAATATGCTTTTCACGTTTCAGATGATGGAAAGGGCATCAGGGGCGATACAAGCAAAATTTTCGAGCCACTCGTAACAATGAACGGATCAACATCAGGAACAGGATTAGGATTGGCCATCGTCAAAAAAATCGTAGAAAAGGAGGGAGGAACAATTGAATTGCTTGCCAATGAAAATGCAGGGGCGACATTCAATTTCACGATCAATAAAGGTTGA
- a CDS encoding DMT family transporter — MAFWILGLVWGTNFIFMKWALVHLTPFQIVFFRLFLGFIPVLLYALVTRQLDLSHLKYIGHFLVMSNLAAAVYYYLFVKGTGLLPSGIAGAVSGAIPLFAFILSVIFIPEEKLTRRKATGILLGLLGVLIVARPFESHLSSETGEGVLYLILGSLSIGASFVYARRFITPLNIPSGALTTYQLGLASLLMLFVTDFSGVDQILTDHYALVGLVLGLGLLGTGLAFILYYYVVAQLGATTASSATYIPPVVALIIGVLLLDETITALDWLATGFIFAGVILLRKKT; from the coding sequence TTGGCTTTTTGGATACTTGGATTGGTGTGGGGGACCAATTTTATATTCATGAAGTGGGCACTCGTTCACCTCACACCTTTTCAGATTGTCTTTTTCCGATTGTTTTTAGGTTTCATTCCAGTATTGCTCTACGCTCTTGTGACCCGTCAATTGGATCTTTCGCATTTGAAATACATTGGTCACTTTCTAGTGATGTCCAATTTGGCAGCAGCTGTTTATTACTATTTATTTGTCAAAGGAACAGGATTGCTTCCGTCAGGAATAGCAGGTGCCGTAAGCGGGGCCATTCCTTTATTTGCTTTTATCCTTTCCGTAATCTTTATTCCCGAAGAAAAGCTGACCCGCAGAAAAGCCACAGGAATTTTATTGGGACTGCTTGGTGTGTTGATAGTCGCCCGACCATTTGAAAGTCATCTTTCCTCTGAAACGGGGGAAGGTGTACTGTATTTGATCCTGGGTTCTTTGAGCATAGGCGCCTCATTTGTTTACGCCCGACGATTTATTACCCCATTAAATATTCCTTCAGGTGCATTGACTACCTATCAATTGGGTCTGGCTTCTTTATTGATGCTCTTTGTTACGGACTTTAGTGGTGTAGATCAGATCCTTACTGATCATTATGCATTGGTGGGATTGGTACTGGGCCTGGGTCTGTTAGGAACGGGGCTCGCGTTCATCCTATACTACTATGTCGTAGCTCAGCTGGGAGCGACAACTGCTTCTTCTGCCACCTACATACCACCAGTGGTAGCCTTAATCATAGGTGTGCTATTGCTGGATGAAACCATTACCGCATTAGATTGGCTGGCCACAGGATTCATCTTTGCAGGAGTTATATTGCTAAGGAAGAAAACTTAA
- a CDS encoding NAD-dependent epimerase/dehydratase family protein, protein MIVLITGATGMVGKGVLLECLDDSNIEQVITIGRSELDVTDPKLKSLIHKDFKDYSTISNRLKGIDACYLCMGVSAAGLSEEKYTELTYDYTLALATSLLELNPKMTCTYVSGQGTDSSEQGRTMWARVKGKTENDLLKLGFKQAFMFRPGGIIPLRGIKSKTRLYQFIYDYFMWLIKLIKWMSPNSIVNTTQIGQSMIFVTRTGYSKDILDPKDIIDTAG, encoded by the coding sequence ATGATAGTCTTAATAACCGGAGCCACAGGAATGGTGGGCAAAGGCGTTTTACTGGAATGCCTGGATGATTCGAACATTGAACAAGTAATCACCATCGGTCGATCTGAACTTGACGTCACAGATCCCAAACTAAAATCTCTGATCCACAAAGACTTCAAGGACTATTCTACAATCAGTAATCGATTAAAAGGAATTGATGCCTGTTACCTCTGCATGGGTGTTAGTGCTGCTGGTCTATCTGAAGAGAAATACACCGAGTTGACCTACGATTATACGTTGGCATTAGCTACATCCCTTTTAGAACTCAATCCAAAGATGACTTGCACCTATGTTTCCGGTCAGGGCACAGATTCTTCGGAACAAGGGCGAACCATGTGGGCGCGGGTAAAAGGCAAGACTGAGAATGACTTATTGAAACTAGGCTTTAAGCAAGCGTTCATGTTCCGACCAGGAGGCATCATTCCACTCCGTGGGATCAAATCGAAAACCAGACTTTATCAGTTTATTTATGACTACTTCATGTGGTTGATCAAATTGATCAAGTGGATGTCTCCTAATTCCATTGTCAATACCACACAGATTGGTCAATCCATGATTTTTGTCACACGAACGGGATATTCAAAGGACATCCTAGATCCGAAAGATATCATCGATACCGCTGGATAG
- a CDS encoding serine hydrolase, whose amino-acid sequence MINHFLKRTTPLLSLALFLLVGFTTPLQAQKRYFPSYNDWETRTPNTVGMNGSKLQEAVDFAIENETNAPRDQEQNHYTLSFGKEPYGYGIGPFKTRGPATGLIIKDGYIVAQWGDPTSVDMTHSVTKTFLSSTVGLAWDKGLIKLDDLVYKDMAPVIPYEPYNMARNKSEGWGTPHVLSLWDTEHNQKITWNHLLRQTSDWEGTLWGKPDWADRPNRETPREWTTRPRNEPGSVYKYNDVRVNLLALSIMNIWRKPLPEVLKTEVMEKIDASKTWRWHGYENSWIILDGVVSQAVSGGGHWGGGMFINAYDQARLGYLTLNEGNWNGNQILSKEWMKHATTPTKARKTYGFMNYFLNTDQALYPSAPASAFAHLGAGTNMVYVDRENDLIIVARWIDRNALDGLIGRVLESLE is encoded by the coding sequence ATGATCAACCATTTCTTGAAGCGAACAACACCACTCCTCAGTTTGGCATTATTCCTACTTGTCGGATTTACTACCCCGTTACAAGCTCAAAAGCGTTATTTCCCTTCCTATAATGACTGGGAAACTAGAACCCCAAATACAGTGGGCATGAATGGTTCTAAACTTCAGGAAGCAGTCGATTTTGCGATTGAAAATGAAACGAATGCACCCAGAGATCAGGAGCAAAATCACTACACCCTTAGTTTCGGTAAAGAACCCTACGGCTATGGCATAGGTCCATTCAAGACCCGTGGACCTGCTACCGGATTGATCATCAAAGACGGGTATATCGTCGCGCAATGGGGAGATCCTACCAGTGTGGACATGACACATAGTGTGACCAAAACGTTCTTGAGTAGTACGGTTGGATTGGCCTGGGACAAGGGGTTGATCAAATTGGATGACCTGGTATACAAGGACATGGCCCCTGTTATTCCTTATGAGCCTTACAACATGGCAAGGAACAAATCCGAAGGTTGGGGCACTCCTCACGTGTTGTCCCTGTGGGATACCGAGCACAATCAAAAGATCACCTGGAATCACCTTTTACGGCAAACCAGTGATTGGGAAGGCACGTTATGGGGAAAACCTGACTGGGCCGATCGGCCTAATCGTGAGACGCCCAGAGAATGGACCACACGCCCTAGAAATGAACCGGGTAGCGTGTATAAATACAACGACGTACGCGTAAACCTCCTGGCACTGTCCATCATGAACATTTGGCGTAAACCACTGCCAGAAGTGCTTAAAACCGAAGTAATGGAGAAAATAGATGCTTCCAAAACCTGGAGATGGCATGGTTATGAAAACTCATGGATCATCTTAGATGGAGTAGTTTCTCAAGCCGTCAGCGGTGGTGGTCACTGGGGTGGCGGTATGTTCATCAATGCGTATGATCAGGCCAGACTGGGTTACCTGACACTCAATGAAGGCAATTGGAACGGTAATCAAATCCTTTCAAAAGAATGGATGAAACATGCAACTACACCTACAAAAGCCAGAAAAACGTATGGCTTCATGAATTACTTCCTGAATACGGACCAGGCATTATACCCAAGTGCACCAGCTTCTGCTTTTGCTCATTTGGGAGCCGGTACCAACATGGTGTATGTGGATCGGGAAAATGACCTGATCATTGTAGCCAGATGGATTGATAGAAACGCACTCGATGGGCTGATTGGCCGTGTTTTGGAAAGTCTGGAGTAA
- a CDS encoding glycosyltransferase family 2 protein encodes MTKKISLVIPVMNEEESIKPLLEHISKSLEGWDYEVVLVDDGSTDRTVAEIKTHSDSHTRAVILNKNYGQTTAMAAGIDAADGDYIITLDGDLQNDPSDIPEMIAKLEKEDLDVVAGIRANRQDGMFLRKIPSQLANAMIRKLTGVYLHDYGCTLKVFRKDIAKNLGLYGELHRFIPVLAKLQGARLDEMPVKHHARQYGKSKYGLGRTFKVMSDLMLMVFFQKYFQRPIHLFGTVGLLTFGAGVIINIYLLIIKILGHEIGGRPLLILGITLVLGGIQLITIGIVAELIVRTYYESQDKKTFRVKDTFQGE; translated from the coding sequence ATGACCAAAAAGATATCGCTGGTAATCCCAGTAATGAACGAGGAAGAAAGCATAAAGCCTTTACTCGAACACATCAGTAAATCACTTGAAGGTTGGGATTACGAAGTAGTACTGGTAGATGATGGGAGTACGGACCGTACCGTCGCAGAGATCAAGACTCATTCTGATAGCCATACAAGGGCAGTCATCCTGAATAAGAATTATGGCCAGACTACTGCGATGGCAGCCGGGATTGATGCCGCAGATGGCGACTATATCATCACGCTCGATGGCGACTTACAGAATGACCCTTCTGATATTCCCGAGATGATCGCCAAACTGGAAAAGGAAGATTTGGACGTTGTAGCTGGAATTCGGGCCAATCGCCAGGACGGCATGTTTTTGCGAAAGATTCCAAGTCAATTGGCTAATGCGATGATCCGTAAGCTGACCGGAGTTTACCTCCATGACTATGGCTGTACCTTGAAAGTATTTCGTAAGGACATTGCTAAAAACCTGGGGCTCTATGGAGAATTGCATCGATTTATTCCTGTACTGGCAAAGCTTCAGGGCGCGCGTTTGGATGAAATGCCAGTTAAGCATCATGCCCGTCAATATGGAAAATCGAAATATGGTTTGGGTCGTACTTTCAAAGTAATGAGTGACCTAATGCTCATGGTCTTTTTTCAAAAGTATTTTCAGCGACCGATTCACTTATTCGGTACGGTGGGGTTGTTAACTTTTGGTGCTGGAGTGATCATCAACATATATCTTTTGATCATTAAAATCCTTGGCCACGAGATTGGAGGCCGGCCTTTGCTGATCCTTGGTATTACGCTGGTCCTGGGTGGCATTCAATTGATCACGATTGGTATTGTAGCAGAGTTAATTGTCAGAACCTACTACGAGTCACAGGACAAGAAGACGTTCCGGGTAAAGGATACCTTCCAGGGTGAGTGA
- a CDS encoding lysylphosphatidylglycerol synthase transmembrane domain-containing protein, with translation MSDRIKKQLKTLIKIVVSVGAMVIVFRAIDWEQTKQILISAHPGFLLIAVILFVLSKVSSALRLNVYFRNIALELSEWENMKLAWLGMFYNLFLPGGIGGDGYKVYLLHKRSGISAKLLAAGALVDRLSGMVALCALACIGFFFLQLSQVPAWLNILTLLAGLLAFPVFYGLKRIVFKSFTNQFLITSIYSLFTQGQQVICAYFILLSLDVSAQYLEYQVLFLVSSVVAVLPFTIGGVGARELTFILGHEFLLIDKNTAVAFSLLFFLITLFVSVFGALVPSEKNKE, from the coding sequence GTGAGTGATCGAATAAAAAAGCAATTAAAAACACTGATAAAGATTGTGGTTTCTGTCGGAGCCATGGTCATCGTATTCAGGGCCATTGATTGGGAACAGACGAAGCAAATTCTGATCTCTGCACACCCTGGGTTTCTTTTGATTGCCGTAATACTTTTTGTCTTGTCGAAAGTAAGTAGCGCCTTAAGGTTGAACGTCTATTTCCGAAACATAGCACTAGAGCTTAGTGAATGGGAAAACATGAAACTGGCCTGGCTGGGTATGTTCTATAACTTGTTTCTTCCCGGGGGTATTGGTGGTGACGGCTACAAAGTGTATTTATTGCATAAGCGTAGTGGGATCAGCGCCAAGCTATTGGCTGCCGGGGCCCTTGTAGATCGCCTGAGTGGTATGGTAGCCCTTTGCGCCCTGGCTTGCATTGGTTTTTTCTTTCTGCAGTTGTCACAGGTCCCAGCGTGGTTGAACATATTGACCTTGCTTGCCGGGCTGCTCGCTTTTCCCGTTTTTTATGGGCTGAAACGCATTGTTTTTAAGAGTTTCACAAACCAATTCTTGATCACTTCCATCTATTCACTATTTACCCAGGGACAACAGGTGATTTGTGCTTATTTTATCCTGTTGTCACTTGATGTATCCGCCCAATACCTGGAATATCAGGTACTTTTTTTAGTGTCTTCTGTAGTGGCAGTTTTACCCTTTACGATAGGAGGAGTCGGAGCCAGGGAACTGACGTTTATACTGGGACATGAATTTCTTTTGATCGATAAAAACACGGCTGTTGCCTTTAGTCTCCTGTTCTTTTTGATCACACTTTTTGTGTCTGTGTTTGGGGCTTTGGTTCCATCTGAGAAAAACAAAGAATAA
- a CDS encoding DUF2059 domain-containing protein, whose amino-acid sequence MKTTILSFLLALSTPFVLQAQDDEYKQLLSRYFEVSGSKETFEVAIKQTIQTMRTQTMDLDDEAWDELEKEFLNTSIEDLVEILVPVYSKHLSADDLLGVIAFYESPVGQKLAEKTPLITQESMQSAGQWGMQLGQKVMEKIEEKKKN is encoded by the coding sequence ATGAAAACAACAATTTTATCCTTTCTACTGGCTTTATCCACTCCTTTTGTGTTGCAGGCGCAAGACGATGAGTACAAGCAGCTTTTAAGTCGTTACTTCGAAGTATCAGGCTCCAAAGAAACCTTTGAAGTTGCGATCAAGCAAACCATACAGACCATGCGGACACAGACCATGGATTTGGACGATGAAGCGTGGGATGAACTTGAAAAGGAATTCTTGAATACTTCCATTGAAGATTTGGTTGAGATCCTGGTTCCAGTGTATTCCAAACATCTTTCAGCTGACGATCTCTTGGGCGTCATAGCTTTTTATGAATCACCGGTTGGTCAAAAACTGGCAGAAAAAACGCCACTCATTACACAAGAATCCATGCAGAGTGCAGGGCAGTGGGGCATGCAATTGGGGCAGAAAGTGATGGAAAAAATAGAAGAAAAGAAGAAAAATTAG